One genomic window of Dysgonomonas mossii includes the following:
- a CDS encoding DUF4238 domain-containing protein, giving the protein MSKENNKQHYIPQCYFRNFSENKKSIWVYNKRNSKSYTQSIANIAYKDDFYKLAEKIVDGETITSANMLEKEFFANNLEIMYSDCLKLFASKTKEWLNNHENNPVIDKKTKDIFSALIALQYLRMPNIREMHIDANKKVNNYAFELYKEFYKTQVEEKQYTSIDSITLEYDDELQSLEHFYIYGDQKLIDSYQDQLVNKIWVFYVTEQNNVYTSDNPILTKPHIANQPCFYSGFGMNGVEVIFPLNDSLVLTMWDEKYFTEKRELDNTFCLIDSKLLREYNLYQYLFSNSETYCVDDNFNLIRAMVDMNEGKEYFMDRPRIYVNDK; this is encoded by the coding sequence ATGAGTAAGGAAAACAATAAACAGCATTATATCCCACAATGTTATTTTCGGAATTTCTCTGAAAATAAAAAGTCTATTTGGGTATACAATAAGAGAAATTCAAAATCATATACACAATCTATTGCAAATATAGCTTACAAAGATGATTTTTATAAATTAGCAGAAAAGATTGTTGATGGGGAAACAATAACATCTGCAAATATGCTTGAAAAAGAATTTTTCGCAAATAATTTAGAAATTATGTATAGTGATTGTCTAAAATTATTTGCTTCCAAGACAAAAGAATGGTTAAACAACCATGAAAATAATCCTGTCATAGATAAAAAGACAAAGGACATTTTTTCTGCTCTTATCGCTCTCCAATACTTACGAATGCCCAATATTAGAGAAATGCATATTGATGCAAATAAAAAAGTAAATAATTATGCCTTTGAGTTATATAAGGAATTTTACAAAACACAAGTCGAGGAGAAACAGTATACTTCAATAGATTCAATCACATTAGAGTATGACGACGAATTACAATCACTTGAACATTTTTATATTTATGGAGACCAAAAGTTAATAGACTCATATCAAGATCAATTGGTTAACAAAATATGGGTTTTCTATGTAACAGAGCAGAATAATGTATATACTTCCGATAACCCTATTCTAACAAAACCACATATCGCTAATCAACCTTGCTTTTATAGCGGATTTGGGATGAATGGTGTTGAAGTTATATTTCCCTTGAATGATTCATTAGTTTTAACAATGTGGGATGAAAAATATTTTACAGAAAAGAGAGAATTAGATAATACTTTTTGCTTAATAGACTCTAAATTATTACGAGAATATAATTTATATCAATATCTTTTTTCTAACTCTGAAACATATTGTGTAGATGATAATTTTAATTTAATAAGAGCAATGGTAGACATGAATGAAGGCAAGGAATATTTTATGGATAGACCTCGTATTTACGTAAACGATAAATAG
- a CDS encoding DUF5020 family protein, whose translation MAKKVLFTLIVLMASFYASAQNLQLHFDPRHALHGDKISGKNYFTATFEMFKPDKWGSTFMFVDLDFNQSRGNIGTMYLEIARDLKLGKSPIMAHLEFNGGVGKAENFGFSIANAYLAGASYATNIKGVNLGTYLVYKYNAFERVSNDVQWTVTWGANLFDNKFTVCGFLDVWTQDKNTTHAKDRGGKKIILLTEPQFWYNVNSNLSLGTEIEISNNFINSANGSRLNEPYINPTIAAKWNF comes from the coding sequence ATGGCAAAAAAGGTACTATTCACATTAATCGTATTAATGGCTTCATTCTATGCTTCGGCACAGAATCTTCAGTTACATTTCGATCCACGTCATGCCCTACATGGAGACAAGATTTCTGGAAAAAACTATTTTACTGCAACCTTTGAGATGTTCAAACCTGACAAATGGGGTTCTACTTTCATGTTTGTCGATTTGGATTTTAACCAAAGCAGAGGAAATATAGGAACAATGTACCTTGAAATTGCCCGCGACCTGAAGTTGGGAAAAAGCCCGATTATGGCCCACTTAGAGTTTAATGGTGGTGTAGGTAAGGCAGAGAACTTTGGTTTTTCTATCGCAAATGCCTACTTAGCCGGAGCATCTTATGCTACAAATATTAAAGGAGTAAACCTTGGAACTTATTTAGTATATAAATACAATGCTTTCGAGAGAGTTAGTAACGATGTTCAGTGGACAGTAACATGGGGAGCTAATCTCTTTGATAATAAATTTACTGTATGTGGATTTCTTGATGTTTGGACTCAGGATAAAAATACGACTCATGCAAAAGATCGAGGTGGTAAAAAAATAATTCTGCTTACAGAACCTCAATTCTGGTATAATGTTAATTCAAACCTGTCTTTAGGTACAGAAATAGAGATAAGCAATAACTTTATTAACTCAGCTAATGGGTCTCGCTTAAATGAACCATATATAAATCCTACTATTGCTGCTAAGTGGAACTTTTGA
- the ppdK gene encoding pyruvate, phosphate dikinase: MSGKSVYVFGGTVTEGNAKMKELLGGKGANLAEMSLMGIPVPPGFTITTEVCNLFYKEGKENVIKLLTNEVKEAIHHIERVVGGPKFGDDENPLLVSVRSGARASMPGMMDTILNLGLNEKAVEAIARKTQTPRFAWDSYRRFIQMYGDVVMGLKPVEKDDEDVFEEIIDELKEKKGIKQDSEFGTEDLKELVVRFKKIIKEKTGQDFPTDPWVQLWNAIMAVFESWMNERAIFYRKLNNIPAEWGTAVNVQAMVFGNMNDNSGSGVAFTRNAATGEARFNGEFLINAQGEDVVAGTRTPQQITLQGSYDWARQQGITEEERKQRGLSLEEVMPEAYKSLNEIQKKLELHYKDMQDLEFTIQDNKLWLLQTRSGKRTGAAAVKIAMDMLNEGLISEEEALLRVEPQKIDELLHPVFEPKALKAATVIAKGLPASPGAATGQIVFFADDAEWQTSHHKNKKVILVRIETAAEDLKGMAVAEGILTARGGMTSHAAVVARGMGKCCVSGVSDLRINYKRRSLMIDDREYREGDWISINGSTGEVYDGKVGTKDAELSADFAEMMKLTDKYSRLKVRANADTPHDASVAHNFGAVGIGLCRTEHMFFEGDKIIAMREMILADNVEERKKALKKLLPLQEEDFEGIFAAMEGLPVTVRLLDPPLHEFLPHDMKGLEEMVEAMQISESKIKQKISSLQEMNPMLGHRGCRLANTYPEITEMQTRAILQAALKLKKKGIKTHPEIMVPLTTSLSEMKFQEDIIRSTAEKVFAEIGDRIDFEVGTMVETPRAAITADKLAESAEFFSLGTNDLTQMTFGFSRDDVGKFLPIYLEKGILKIDPFQAIDREGVGQLVQSAVTKGRQTRPGMKVGICGEHGGEPSSIEFCHCVGLNYVSCSPYRVPIARLAAAQAAINFKS; encoded by the coding sequence ATGAGTGGAAAGTCTGTTTATGTCTTTGGCGGTACAGTTACCGAGGGAAACGCGAAAATGAAGGAGTTACTAGGAGGAAAAGGTGCTAATTTGGCAGAAATGAGTCTAATGGGAATACCTGTGCCTCCGGGATTTACAATCACTACAGAAGTGTGCAATTTATTTTACAAGGAAGGTAAAGAAAATGTTATTAAACTTCTTACAAATGAGGTGAAAGAAGCAATACATCATATCGAGCGTGTTGTGGGAGGCCCTAAATTTGGTGATGATGAAAATCCTCTTCTCGTTTCGGTTCGCTCGGGAGCAAGAGCTTCCATGCCGGGGATGATGGATACAATCTTAAACCTAGGATTAAACGAAAAAGCCGTAGAAGCCATTGCGCGTAAGACACAGACTCCTCGCTTTGCTTGGGATTCATATCGTCGTTTCATACAAATGTACGGCGATGTGGTAATGGGTTTGAAACCTGTAGAAAAGGATGATGAAGATGTTTTTGAAGAAATTATAGATGAGCTGAAAGAAAAGAAAGGTATAAAACAAGATTCAGAATTTGGAACAGAAGATTTGAAGGAGCTTGTTGTACGTTTCAAAAAAATAATAAAAGAAAAGACAGGGCAAGACTTTCCAACAGACCCATGGGTACAACTTTGGAATGCTATAATGGCTGTATTTGAAAGCTGGATGAACGAACGTGCTATCTTTTATCGCAAACTGAATAATATTCCTGCAGAGTGGGGTACTGCCGTTAACGTGCAGGCAATGGTATTCGGTAATATGAATGATAATTCCGGTTCGGGAGTAGCATTTACTCGTAATGCTGCTACAGGAGAAGCTCGGTTCAATGGTGAGTTCCTTATCAATGCACAAGGTGAAGATGTGGTTGCCGGTACACGTACTCCTCAGCAGATTACCTTACAAGGTTCTTATGACTGGGCAAGACAACAGGGCATCACTGAAGAAGAGAGAAAACAAAGAGGATTGTCTCTGGAGGAAGTAATGCCTGAAGCTTACAAGAGCCTGAATGAAATTCAGAAAAAGCTTGAATTGCATTATAAAGACATGCAAGACCTTGAGTTTACAATACAAGATAACAAGCTATGGTTGCTTCAGACACGTAGTGGAAAACGAACCGGTGCTGCTGCCGTAAAGATTGCCATGGATATGTTAAACGAAGGTTTGATATCCGAAGAAGAAGCTTTGTTGCGTGTTGAACCTCAGAAGATAGATGAATTACTACACCCAGTGTTCGAGCCGAAGGCGTTAAAAGCTGCTACAGTTATAGCTAAGGGGCTCCCTGCGTCTCCCGGTGCAGCTACAGGGCAAATCGTTTTCTTTGCCGATGATGCTGAATGGCAAACAAGCCATCATAAAAATAAAAAAGTTATCCTTGTCAGAATAGAAACTGCCGCTGAAGATCTAAAAGGTATGGCTGTTGCCGAAGGTATCCTTACGGCTCGCGGAGGGATGACTTCTCACGCTGCCGTTGTTGCTCGTGGCATGGGTAAATGTTGCGTGTCCGGTGTTTCTGACCTTCGTATCAATTACAAGAGGCGTTCTCTTATGATTGATGATCGTGAGTATCGTGAAGGTGATTGGATCTCTATCAATGGCTCTACAGGAGAAGTGTATGACGGTAAGGTAGGAACAAAAGATGCCGAATTAAGTGCAGATTTTGCCGAAATGATGAAACTTACAGATAAATATTCCCGTCTGAAAGTAAGAGCGAATGCCGATACTCCACACGATGCTTCTGTTGCTCACAACTTTGGAGCTGTAGGAATTGGTTTATGCCGTACAGAGCACATGTTCTTCGAAGGGGATAAGATCATTGCCATGCGTGAAATGATTTTGGCAGACAATGTAGAAGAACGTAAGAAAGCATTAAAAAAACTGCTTCCTCTTCAGGAAGAAGACTTTGAAGGTATATTCGCCGCTATGGAAGGACTTCCTGTAACAGTTCGTTTACTCGACCCACCATTGCATGAATTCTTGCCTCATGATATGAAGGGTTTGGAGGAAATGGTAGAGGCAATGCAAATTTCTGAAAGTAAGATAAAACAAAAGATTTCATCATTGCAAGAAATGAATCCAATGCTGGGACATCGTGGTTGCCGTCTTGCAAATACTTATCCTGAAATTACTGAAATGCAGACAAGAGCCATTCTGCAAGCTGCTCTGAAACTGAAGAAAAAAGGAATAAAAACTCATCCTGAAATCATGGTACCATTGACTACCTCTTTGAGTGAAATGAAATTCCAGGAAGATATCATTCGCAGTACTGCTGAAAAGGTATTTGCAGAAATAGGTGATAGAATCGATTTTGAGGTAGGAACAATGGTGGAAACGCCTCGTGCCGCTATTACAGCTGACAAGCTTGCCGAATCTGCTGAATTCTTCTCTTTGGGAACAAATGACCTCACTCAGATGACATTCGGGTTCTCTCGTGACGATGTGGGTAAATTCCTGCCTATTTACTTAGAGAAAGGTATTCTAAAAATAGATCCATTCCAGGCTATAGATAGGGAAGGTGTGGGACAACTTGTACAATCTGCTGTGACTAAAGGCCGTCAAACTCGTCCGGGCATGAAAGTCGGTATTTGTGGAGAACATGGCGGTGAACCATCTTCTATCGAATTCTGCCATTGCGTAGGATTGAACTATGTGAGTTGCTCTCCATACCGTGTTCCAATTGCACGTCTAGCGGCAGCACAGGCTGCTATTAACTTTAAAAGTTAA
- a CDS encoding DUF3863 domain-containing protein, with protein MNKNILLLKIIFLFIIFAFTNFLKASEPFVGSNNEPIPLKGNRFVTLCIMIRTTPWEVSRDVKLHPRDEGDWHTLDGVRSLREAFAKNNPDGRLTWGFTMNALEDQRENYKQIRQYIVECQKKYGDEVSYFPGYFPAMYLPRERVNREMSEAIQLISDMVGDGYRPQSIIGGFLSADNLKYLAEKEKIHTAHAVIWSQHNIDGGGADGSPSYPFYPSTEHFCKPAQSKNDFIDCVNLDGWTMDFLCARRSGQSGHGIEGYNSRRGVGPIETYKGWGLDLGHLEVMHTQSIHFDKGFELNGFGWVTNIWEAQMVHEFGKEFICKAMEMWVSGTKERWPDTHFVTFGEFGNIWREYNKTNDDWNYRFEERGSGLGDSYNNLEIKWFMNKEFRLALLRDWHRMTPFHVIDFTRYDMEAKEPSDPTPLKPVKDWSLINVMNQKGLRPQDKPKLLEELDQVDQNLIRKHYPELFDDKKDLQ; from the coding sequence ATGAATAAAAATATTCTTTTGTTAAAGATTATATTCCTCTTTATAATTTTTGCTTTTACCAACTTCCTAAAAGCCTCAGAGCCTTTTGTCGGCTCTAATAATGAACCTATTCCGCTCAAAGGAAATAGGTTTGTAACCCTTTGTATTATGATACGTACCACCCCTTGGGAAGTTTCGCGGGATGTAAAACTGCATCCACGTGACGAGGGAGACTGGCATACATTGGACGGAGTTCGCTCATTAAGAGAAGCCTTTGCCAAGAATAATCCGGATGGACGATTGACCTGGGGTTTTACGATGAATGCATTGGAAGACCAGCGTGAAAATTACAAGCAGATCCGTCAGTATATTGTAGAATGTCAGAAAAAATATGGAGACGAGGTCTCTTACTTTCCGGGTTATTTTCCGGCGATGTATCTGCCTCGTGAGAGGGTAAACCGTGAAATGTCTGAAGCAATCCAACTGATATCCGATATGGTTGGGGATGGATATCGCCCCCAGTCAATTATCGGAGGATTTTTATCAGCCGATAACTTAAAATACCTTGCCGAAAAAGAAAAGATCCATACGGCACATGCCGTCATCTGGAGTCAGCATAATATAGACGGAGGAGGGGCTGACGGTTCTCCGTCATACCCATTCTATCCGTCAACAGAGCATTTCTGCAAGCCGGCACAAAGCAAAAATGATTTTATAGACTGTGTGAATCTTGATGGCTGGACAATGGATTTTCTATGTGCTCGTCGTAGTGGGCAAAGCGGACATGGTATTGAAGGATATAATAGCCGACGTGGAGTAGGCCCGATAGAGACATATAAAGGCTGGGGTCTCGACTTGGGACATTTGGAAGTTATGCATACACAATCCATTCATTTTGATAAAGGTTTTGAACTAAACGGATTTGGATGGGTGACTAATATCTGGGAAGCCCAAATGGTTCATGAGTTTGGAAAGGAATTTATATGCAAAGCGATGGAAATGTGGGTAAGCGGGACAAAAGAGCGCTGGCCGGATACTCATTTTGTAACTTTTGGAGAGTTTGGCAATATCTGGCGTGAATATAATAAGACGAATGATGACTGGAACTATAGATTCGAGGAAAGAGGGTCGGGGCTTGGCGATTCGTATAATAATCTGGAGATAAAATGGTTCATGAATAAAGAGTTCCGATTGGCTTTGTTACGGGATTGGCATAGAATGACTCCATTTCATGTTATTGATTTTACTCGTTACGATATGGAAGCAAAAGAACCGTCTGATCCTACACCTCTAAAACCCGTCAAAGACTGGAGTTTAATAAATGTGATGAATCAAAAAGGATTACGACCTCAAGACAAACCTAAACTTTTGGAAGAACTGGATCAGGTAGATCAGAATTTGATAAGAAAGCATTATCCTGAATTATTTGATGATAAAAAGGATTTACAGTAA
- a CDS encoding NCS2 family permease encodes MKNLLEKTFKLSENNTTIRKEFLAGLITFLTMSYILIVNPSILSTTGMDKDALFTATALATIFATLMMALYAKLPIAQAPGMGLNAFFAFTICGVMGYSWQFALTAVFIEGIIFILLTFFNVRELIVKSIPKVLKDAIPVGIGLFITLIGLKNAGIVVSSPATLVALGDFSQHSIWIAFLGLFVTAVLFVRNVNGSILIGIVVATIFGLILGDVKLPEGNVIDTPPSIAPIFAQFEWDHILSINMVIVVFTLLFVNLFDTVGTLIGVVSKAGLADEDGNFPQMKKALFSDALGTTVGSILGTSTVTAYVESASGVASGGRTGLTSVSTALFFILALFFAPLFLMVPAAATSPALIIVGLFMISSVAKINFSDMSEGLPAFLTIVFMPFTYSIAEGIVFGMLSFAFIKVFCGKSKDVSVTVYVIAVLFLLKLVLDAMHVIG; translated from the coding sequence ATGAAAAACTTACTAGAAAAAACATTTAAGCTTTCGGAGAATAATACGACTATACGCAAAGAGTTTCTTGCGGGTCTTATCACTTTCCTTACTATGTCTTATATCCTGATCGTAAACCCAAGTATATTGTCTACTACAGGGATGGATAAGGATGCGTTGTTTACTGCTACAGCTTTGGCAACTATTTTCGCCACCCTTATGATGGCATTATATGCTAAACTGCCAATTGCACAAGCTCCCGGAATGGGATTGAATGCATTCTTTGCTTTCACAATTTGCGGTGTAATGGGATATTCTTGGCAATTTGCACTCACAGCAGTATTTATCGAAGGGATTATATTTATACTACTTACGTTCTTCAATGTTCGTGAACTAATAGTAAAAAGTATACCAAAAGTATTAAAAGACGCAATACCTGTCGGTATCGGGCTGTTTATCACACTAATTGGGTTGAAAAACGCAGGAATCGTAGTTTCAAGTCCTGCTACATTGGTTGCATTAGGAGACTTTTCTCAACACAGCATATGGATTGCCTTTTTAGGACTATTTGTTACAGCTGTACTATTTGTAAGAAATGTAAATGGTTCTATTCTGATAGGGATCGTTGTTGCAACTATCTTTGGTCTTATTTTGGGAGATGTTAAATTACCCGAAGGAAATGTGATTGATACACCTCCATCTATTGCTCCTATCTTTGCTCAGTTTGAGTGGGATCATATTTTATCTATCAACATGGTTATCGTTGTATTCACCTTGTTGTTTGTAAACCTCTTCGATACAGTAGGTACATTGATCGGTGTGGTATCAAAAGCAGGACTTGCAGATGAAGACGGAAATTTCCCTCAAATGAAGAAAGCCCTGTTCTCTGATGCTCTAGGTACTACCGTGGGTTCTATACTTGGTACAAGTACAGTTACTGCGTATGTAGAAAGTGCATCGGGTGTAGCATCGGGCGGTCGTACCGGACTTACCTCTGTAAGTACAGCGTTGTTTTTCATCTTAGCACTATTTTTTGCACCATTATTCCTGATGGTTCCCGCTGCTGCAACCTCACCGGCTTTGATTATTGTTGGTTTGTTTATGATTTCGTCTGTTGCTAAGATCAATTTCAGCGACATGAGCGAAGGTTTGCCTGCATTCCTTACCATCGTGTTTATGCCTTTTACATACAGTATAGCAGAAGGTATTGTTTTCGGTATGTTGAGTTTTGCGTTTATCAAAGTTTTTTGCGGAAAATCAAAAGATGTATCTGTTACAGTGTACGTCATTGCAGTATTATTCCTTCTAAAATTAGTGTTGGATGCAATGCATGTTATAGGATAG
- a CDS encoding DUF3863 domain-containing protein: MTKKSLFLILLTFTSVWCGSLSSLKGQSKGEPTPAVLMENRFLTLNTIIRVNQIEVSRDRNEGLDERSEHTPERIIAFREAVSSEFPGARITWAFSWLALHDETENYKKIRELVVGYHLKYGDDITFIPGAYFANAYNTREQVNKDLQDGLAKVSEIVGNGFRPKSVVAGFLSAENQQFLAEKEGIHVCQGNIWSQFSIDNQDGDGAVSYPFYPSKEHFCKPAQGKDDFIDCVNLDGWTMDFLSARRAGFADGFNSRMGVGPIETLMAYGKLTGLTQMLYTSAMHYDRGFELNGFAWVTNCWELSLPIDISGLKDWLNEIKRNWPDVKFITQGEFGLLWRDYYKDNSFNYRFEQKGSGIGGSDSNLKIRWFMNKDFRLALVKDWQKNRTENVIDFTNYNLKAEEPKDMTRKWSLMGEINQKQSRPQDKPKAIDKISPEGLALIKKYYPYLLLD; this comes from the coding sequence ATGACAAAGAAAAGTTTATTTTTAATTCTATTAACCTTTACTTCAGTTTGGTGTGGCTCTCTTTCTTCCCTAAAAGGACAGAGTAAGGGGGAGCCGACACCGGCTGTACTGATGGAAAATCGTTTCCTCACCCTGAATACAATAATCCGTGTAAATCAGATCGAGGTAAGCAGAGACAGAAACGAAGGACTGGACGAACGTTCCGAGCATACTCCTGAGCGTATAATCGCATTCCGGGAAGCTGTATCTTCTGAGTTTCCGGGTGCAAGGATAACATGGGCATTCAGTTGGTTGGCATTGCATGACGAAACCGAAAATTATAAGAAGATTCGTGAACTGGTAGTCGGATATCACCTTAAGTATGGTGACGATATTACATTCATACCGGGCGCATACTTTGCCAATGCTTATAATACTCGCGAACAGGTAAATAAAGACTTGCAGGATGGACTGGCTAAGGTAAGTGAAATAGTCGGAAACGGATTCCGCCCCAAAAGTGTTGTCGCCGGCTTTCTGTCTGCCGAAAATCAACAATTCTTAGCTGAAAAAGAGGGAATACATGTATGTCAAGGCAATATATGGAGCCAATTTTCTATCGATAATCAGGATGGCGACGGGGCAGTTTCTTATCCTTTCTATCCATCGAAAGAACATTTTTGTAAGCCCGCTCAAGGCAAAGATGACTTTATTGACTGTGTGAATCTGGATGGATGGACAATGGATTTCCTCTCGGCTCGTAGAGCTGGTTTTGCCGACGGTTTCAACAGCCGTATGGGGGTAGGTCCTATCGAAACCTTAATGGCCTATGGGAAATTGACAGGACTAACGCAGATGCTATATACTTCCGCTATGCATTATGACAGGGGATTTGAGCTCAACGGATTTGCCTGGGTAACTAATTGCTGGGAACTGTCTCTTCCAATAGATATATCAGGCCTTAAAGACTGGCTGAATGAGATAAAACGAAACTGGCCAGATGTTAAGTTCATCACTCAGGGCGAATTCGGCTTGTTGTGGAGGGATTATTACAAGGATAATTCTTTCAATTACCGTTTCGAGCAGAAAGGCTCAGGTATCGGAGGTTCTGATTCTAATCTGAAAATCAGATGGTTTATGAACAAGGATTTCCGTCTGGCGCTAGTTAAAGATTGGCAGAAAAACAGAACGGAAAATGTGATTGATTTTACCAACTATAATCTCAAGGCAGAAGAACCTAAGGACATGACCCGAAAATGGAGCCTGATGGGAGAAATTAATCAAAAACAGAGCCGTCCGCAAGATAAACCGAAGGCAATTGATAAAATATCTCCGGAAGGACTTGCTTTAATTAAAAAATATTACCCATATTTGCTTCTTGACTGA
- a CDS encoding RagB/SusD family nutrient uptake outer membrane protein, producing MKKYISTISALIAILVAMSSCQDMDLLPKENLSDPQFWKTPADYKKAANLLYDRMESFNTSDSESDIAYGEGANNVSNGTYIANSSDGNWNDRFTDIRNCNKIIEKSEAYEGNPSEIEHYVAEARFFRAYTYWRLMKRFADVPVITKTLNVDSPELFAHRDSQTKVEDFILSELEAIYTKLPKQSELAADDKGRVTQGAALALKARIALFSGTWAKYHKHRTDYKELLEQAVAAAEKVRASGEYSLYEGSGAESYRYLFIEKGDDAPEAILSNRYFKDIRMHSQAHGVYWGQRGTPTKKLAEMYLCKSTGLPITASGSGFEGYKKMADEFKNRDPRMTQTFLIPGTTFLSPQDGQLVSAPGFETRPNTKTGYKLWKFMGEERTGVNDSYYDYHIIRYAEVLLILAEAIFEKDDKISNEVLNNTINVVRSRKGVEMPVLTNEFVQANGLDMRTEIRRERTIELAFEGFRRDDLRRWKTAETELVGALKGFRYKGSEYAELKVLDDESAKKLDENGFYIVEPETNRKFIAPKNYYYSLPLDETKLNPNLLPNNPGW from the coding sequence ATGAAAAAATATATATCAACAATTTCCGCGCTCATTGCTATTTTAGTGGCAATGTCAAGTTGCCAGGATATGGATTTGCTTCCGAAAGAAAACCTAAGTGATCCTCAGTTTTGGAAAACCCCGGCCGATTATAAAAAAGCGGCAAATCTCTTGTATGACAGGATGGAAAGTTTTAATACAAGCGACAGTGAAAGTGATATTGCTTACGGCGAAGGAGCAAATAATGTAAGTAATGGAACATATATCGCAAATTCTTCGGATGGAAATTGGAATGACAGGTTTACTGATATCCGTAATTGTAATAAAATTATAGAGAAAAGTGAAGCCTACGAGGGCAATCCTTCCGAAATAGAACATTATGTAGCCGAAGCCCGTTTTTTCAGGGCCTATACTTATTGGCGTTTGATGAAGAGATTCGCTGACGTGCCTGTCATTACTAAAACTTTAAATGTGGATTCCCCTGAATTATTTGCTCATAGAGACTCTCAGACCAAAGTAGAAGATTTTATACTTTCGGAACTCGAAGCAATCTATACTAAACTGCCAAAACAGAGTGAGCTTGCAGCCGATGATAAAGGGCGTGTAACACAGGGCGCAGCCTTAGCTCTGAAAGCGAGAATCGCATTATTCTCCGGAACATGGGCCAAATATCATAAGCATCGGACAGATTATAAAGAACTGTTGGAACAGGCGGTAGCTGCAGCTGAAAAAGTAAGGGCAAGTGGAGAATACTCCTTATATGAAGGCTCAGGTGCCGAGAGCTATCGTTATCTGTTTATAGAAAAAGGAGACGATGCGCCGGAAGCGATTCTTTCTAACCGCTACTTTAAAGATATACGTATGCACTCGCAGGCTCACGGTGTTTATTGGGGGCAGAGGGGTACTCCGACCAAAAAGCTGGCCGAGATGTATCTGTGCAAAAGTACGGGCTTGCCTATAACCGCCTCCGGATCAGGATTTGAAGGATATAAAAAAATGGCTGATGAGTTTAAAAATCGTGACCCCCGTATGACTCAGACGTTCTTGATACCAGGGACAACATTCCTGAGCCCGCAGGATGGTCAGTTGGTCAGTGCTCCGGGTTTTGAAACCCGTCCGAATACGAAGACAGGATATAAGTTATGGAAGTTTATGGGAGAAGAAAGAACCGGAGTAAACGATTCGTATTATGATTATCATATCATCCGTTATGCGGAAGTATTACTTATCTTGGCAGAAGCCATATTCGAAAAAGATGATAAAATAAGTAATGAAGTCCTGAATAATACGATCAATGTAGTCCGCTCACGAAAGGGAGTAGAGATGCCTGTCCTTACAAATGAATTTGTACAGGCAAATGGACTGGATATGCGGACTGAAATACGTAGAGAGCGTACGATAGAGCTTGCATTTGAAGGATTTAGACGAGATGATCTCAGACGTTGGAAAACGGCGGAAACTGAATTGGTTGGAGCTCTGAAAGGTTTCAGGTATAAAGGTAGTGAGTATGCAGAACTGAAGGTGCTGGATGATGAAAGTGCAAAGAAGCTGGACGAAAATGGTTTTTATATTGTAGAACCTGAGACAAACCGTAAGTTTATAGCACCTAAAAATTATTATTATTCTCTGCCTTTGGATGAAACAAAACTCAATCCGAATTTATTACCAAATAATCCGGGGTGGTAG